The genomic window GAGAGATCAAATCTATCAGCCAGCCAATCTAGTTGTCCGTATGATATTTCTTGGTGATAATCCGTCTCCACTTCTTGTGCTTCGTTCCACCGACTGATCGAGTCCATTGGTCCGATTCACGGCTATCGCTCATATAGGTATTATCGTTCGCCTTTATCAAATTTATCTAGATTGTTGATAGATTAGATTGAATTTACTCAGTAGCACGTTTCAATACACAATATCAGATATATCCAAGATCTTCTAGACGCTGTTGAACAGCGTCATCGTCTTCTCGTCCAACCCCGGTATCACTGTCAACGAGGTCCGAAATGGGGTGCTTCGACGGTATGACTCCGTCTACATCCGTCTCGATTAGTAATTCTGTTCGAACTTCGCCGTCCATTTCCTTCGGAATCGGCGCTCCATGGAGAGAAAGTAAAGTCGGTGCCACATCGTAGATCTGCCCCTCGATTTCCGTTCCAGAATCGATCGATGGTCCGGAGGCGATGATGATTCCCTCACGATTGTGTCCACCGCTACGAGCTTTCGATGGTGGGCCATCAGAGAAGATTTGCCCGCTTGCCTTTGGACGAGGATCGACGGCACATTCAAAATCGTCGATTTCGATCATGAGATCAGGAGCAAGATCTGTTTTTGGACCATGGTAGACACCGTCCGGCTCGTAAATATCGATTTCACTTGGCCCGTCTTCGAGTGTCACGAGCGATTCTAATCCATCGATAATTTCCTGTTTGTCTTCCGGATCATCGGAAAGGAGATAAATCATCCCGCTAGTGAGATTTTGCCTCGGGGCGAAGGCAATGCTGCTCTCGAAATCGATGTCTTCGCCAGGCGTTTTCCGGACTGACTTACCGACCGATTTTGCCAAGTCATTTAATTGGGGAACCAGACTAACGACTGATTCACCGATTCGACGAAGATACGGGAAATACGTGGTCCGGACTTGATCGGTAAGCGACTGTTCTGTGCGATTCAGGTATCCCTCTTGCTCGAGCCACTCGTTCGAATGGAACGTTTTGTTAATAGGGCCGAATCCATGGTCCGAGACGATGACGAGGTCGGCGTCTTCAGCACGAGCGATGTCTGCTACCGTGCCAACTGCCTCATCGACTCGCATCCAGATTCGTTCCAACATTTCTTCGTGACCAGCTGTCGAATCGTACAGAACGTGGTCTTCGTCAGCGTAGCGCCAGAAGTAGTGCTGTGCCCAATCAGTAGCGCTTATAATTCCGAAGAAGTGGTCGGGATCTTTTTCGGAGATTAAGTACTCGATCGCGGTTTCACGCTTCCCGATGATATCTAACAGGTCGGATTCCAACTTTTCGGGATAACCCTGGTATTTCGGATCAGCATACGGAACTTTTACTCGATAGCCGTCAGTCACATCATCGAGTTCCGAACCGAGTGATTCAGGATACGTAATTGTTTCATCTGCTTCCGATCCCAGGCCACTAACCATGAATCCGTTTGTTTCGTACGGCGGATACAGCATTGGGTAATTGAAGATACCTACTGACTGATCGTGAGCTGATAAAATGTCCCAGAAGCTCTGCCCATGGAATTTGTCCGACCCCAGTGTTTCGAACTCGAACGAGTCTGGACTTTCACGATTGAGGAAGTAGAAAACGCCGGTTTTTCCCGGATTCTGTCCTGTCGCCATAGAGAGCCATGCAGGGGCAGTGATAGGCGGGAACGTGCTCTCTAAGTCTCCGGAACTTCCGGATGAAATAACTTGCTTTATATTGGGAAGAGCCCCATCACGAATTAATGGTTGCAGAACATTCCAGGTAGCTCCATCTAGACCTATAACTATTGTATCAGTCATGGTATTCTCCTATCTTTTTGACTATGTTTTCCGCTAACGTATCCCATGTTCGGTTTTCAATACTATATTCTCGACCTCTGTTCCCCATCTGGTTCCGCTCTTCGATAGGCAGATCAATTAATACCTCGATCGCCGATCGAATGCTATCTGGCGAAGAATCATTTATCAATTCACCTAGGTCATGTGTTCCGATGAATTCCAGTTCAGTGGATTTTGTTGCAATAACTGGAACTCCACAGCTTAAATACTCAAATACTTTCATAGGGCTACCCCAATGATCTGGATCAATAACACCATATGCGAGATCACTCGCCGAAATATATATATTCACTTGATTATGATCAATGAATCCTGGGAAATACGAATCTATATTCAAATCATGAGCGAGTGACTTAGTTTTATCTAGCATAGGGCCATCTCCTACCAATAATAATTTAACATCTTCATCTAAGCGGTCAATTGCTTCTAGTAGTGGTTCGAGACAGTGATACTGTTTGAAGCTGCCAACAAATGTTATAACAAAATCCTCATCGTCAATAGGTTCGTGAATTCTTTCTCTGGCGGCAGATCGTGGTACCGGACTGAACTGATTTGTATCTACTCCATGGTGGAATATCTCTATTGAGTCATCTGCGATATTTCCTCGAGATTGTATCCACTCTTTTGCTTCTTCATATGCCGCGAAAGTATACGTGCTGTTCTTCGCATTTATTGTTGCTATTATCCTTGCTAAGAGAGATGCACCAATAAACGGTGACATCCTTGAGATTGTTTTTTCCATCAATCCCTCAACTAATAGTATTTGGGGAATATCATTCGAATATGAATAAAATGGTGGAGTTAGTAAACTGACTTTCAATGAACAAACGATCCCATCAATGTTGTTGTTCTTTTGTATTTTTCTTAATTTTCGTAGTATTTCTGGTTGGGCACTAATATGCCACGCTGGATCCCGTCGCCTCTTTTCAGTTATGTATTCTGGAGTTACGTTGTCTGATGATAGAACTTCCGGGGGATCGTTAGACGGTGTTGGGCAAATAATGGTCAACTGAACACCATCAATTCTAGATAGTGCGTTAGCGATCTGACGAGAATATAAGTTTTGTCCAGATTCTCCAGAAATGTCAACTAACATGACGATAGTAATATGCATGAATTGTGTAGGCCTTTCCGATTAGTGGTCTTCAACTTTCCGATTATTTCCAAACTGGAGCGATATTTTTAATATTTAATAACAGTATTGGAATTATATTATAATTGTATAATCTCGTGCAGTCTTTTCTTTTGCTTAGTTCTAGTATATTCACTGGCAGCTTCCTTTGCCCCTTCTTTTAAATTTTGACGTATCTTATTATCTTTTATAAACTTGGAAACAATACGGGATAGATCATTATCTGACTTGAATGTATTGATACCAGGCATTAGCCGATCGGGAACTTCATACCATTCTGGAAGTAATAATGGTGTCGCATTGCGGATTGCATCTGAAATAGCACCAGACCCCTTGCTTTGACCATAGTGTTCAACAAACCCATCTGATTTTCTAGTTCTTCGTAGAGGGCTAATAAGAAGGTTGCTCTTTTCAATATAGTGTGAGAATTCTTTCTCAGGTATCCAATTATGGAAACTAACTACCTTCATCCTCGGACCTTCAAATTTTTTAGCTCTTCTAATGATACTTTCGCCATAGTCACCAACTGGTTGACCTAATAATACGAATTCAATATCATTCATACCAATATTGGATAGACTTTCTAGCGCTCTAAGAATAGTCTCATATTCTCGTCGGCTTTCGTCTATCAAACCTGGTACGGTTATTGTAATCGGGCTTTCTTGATCATGGGCTTGGCTAAGCTCGGAACTTTCTTTAATATTATTTTTATGTATGACTGATGTGAACGTCTCGACAGTAGTTTCATGGAAGTGATTTCTAGCATATACCATTATTGGCTCAAATTCCACTAACAATAGATCTATTTTTTTTAGGAATTTTTGTTTTATGGGGTATTTTAGATAATTATATATTTTTGGAGTGAGTCCGATTTCTCTACCAATCCATCCATTTAAATCGTATGCGAAAAGAATGAATTGGCAATTTGGGTTAAAGTTATCGTATTGCAGATAGTCGAATATAGTTCCATAGAACGGGAATGATATTAGTGAATCAAGATTAACCATCTCTTGGGACTGTATGCGCGATAGGAAGGAATGATCCGTTTCATGGTCTTTTTTTGTAACCCAATTAATATCATTTTGGAGAGTAGAAGTCTTGCCGATTATTCGTTTGCAAATCCCTTCTGTAGTGAAAACTGTAACGTTAGCTATTTCAGCAGTAATTTTACAGAGATCAAGAAGATAATTTTCATGAGATGATAGATTAAGTAATCCGATGTTTGGTCGCATAGAATTTTGCTTCATCCTCAGAAGAAGTCTTATTGAGGGAGTATAGTATATATTTCGGATCCCGATTAGAGGTGTATAATGGTCGTTATCTGAAAGATTGTGTTTCTCGCAAAGTTC from Natrinema versiforme includes these protein-coding regions:
- a CDS encoding alkaline phosphatase family protein, producing the protein MTDTIVIGLDGATWNVLQPLIRDGALPNIKQVISSGSSGDLESTFPPITAPAWLSMATGQNPGKTGVFYFLNRESPDSFEFETLGSDKFHGQSFWDILSAHDQSVGIFNYPMLYPPYETNGFMVSGLGSEADETITYPESLGSELDDVTDGYRVKVPYADPKYQGYPEKLESDLLDIIGKRETAIEYLISEKDPDHFFGIISATDWAQHYFWRYADEDHVLYDSTAGHEEMLERIWMRVDEAVGTVADIARAEDADLVIVSDHGFGPINKTFHSNEWLEQEGYLNRTEQSLTDQVRTTYFPYLRRIGESVVSLVPQLNDLAKSVGKSVRKTPGEDIDFESSIAFAPRQNLTSGMIYLLSDDPEDKQEIIDGLESLVTLEDGPSEIDIYEPDGVYHGPKTDLAPDLMIEIDDFECAVDPRPKASGQIFSDGPPSKARSGGHNREGIIIASGPSIDSGTEIEGQIYDVAPTLLSLHGAPIPKEMDGEVRTELLIETDVDGVIPSKHPISDLVDSDTGVGREDDDAVQQRLEDLGYI
- a CDS encoding glycosyltransferase family 4 protein — translated: MLVDISGESGQNLYSRQIANALSRIDGVQLTIICPTPSNDPPEVLSSDNVTPEYITEKRRRDPAWHISAQPEILRKLRKIQKNNNIDGIVCSLKVSLLTPPFYSYSNDIPQILLVEGLMEKTISRMSPFIGASLLARIIATINAKNSTYTFAAYEEAKEWIQSRGNIADDSIEIFHHGVDTNQFSPVPRSAARERIHEPIDDEDFVITFVGSFKQYHCLEPLLEAIDRLDEDVKLLLVGDGPMLDKTKSLAHDLNIDSYFPGFIDHNQVNIYISASDLAYGVIDPDHWGSPMKVFEYLSCGVPVIATKSTELEFIGTHDLGELINDSSPDSIRSAIEVLIDLPIEERNQMGNRGREYSIENRTWDTLAENIVKKIGEYHD
- a CDS encoding glycosyltransferase codes for the protein MRPNIGLLNLSSHENYLLDLCKITAEIANVTVFTTEGICKRIIGKTSTLQNDINWVTKKDHETDHSFLSRIQSQEMVNLDSLISFPFYGTIFDYLQYDNFNPNCQFILFAYDLNGWIGREIGLTPKIYNYLKYPIKQKFLKKIDLLLVEFEPIMVYARNHFHETTVETFTSVIHKNNIKESSELSQAHDQESPITITVPGLIDESRREYETILRALESLSNIGMNDIEFVLLGQPVGDYGESIIRRAKKFEGPRMKVVSFHNWIPEKEFSHYIEKSNLLISPLRRTRKSDGFVEHYGQSKGSGAISDAIRNATPLLLPEWYEVPDRLMPGINTFKSDNDLSRIVSKFIKDNKIRQNLKEGAKEAASEYTRTKQKKRLHEIIQL